A region from the Paenibacillus humicola genome encodes:
- the hydA gene encoding dihydropyrimidinase translates to MLDLVIRNGAIVNADMTQHADIGIKDGVIVAIGMADYMPEAADTIDAKGKYVLPGMIDSHVHVNTKLGEFQGKDDFYGASVAAVYGGTTTMVEFAIPYGDESPLDAVTRRLEEAKGRTIIDYSFHGCITRGDARSFRDVRELVTGGISSIKMFTVYKDAVMVDKGVILEVLNIMSRHGGLAKFHAENADIIDASIGRFIAEQNTTPAYHALSRPAIAEVEEMAALMTLIEHTGTPSLFVHMSTKSARPLMNAAKRRLPVFAEVCPHYLALTQDRYSDDNGENYICSPPIREQEEQDGLWEMVCDGTVDVINSDHCCYDTEQKRKYKDFFPKAPNGVPGIETRGTVLYSEGVAKGKIGMNRFVDLVSTKASKLMGLYPRKGVIKVGSDADIVVFDPDPRYAITSGALHMQTNYTPFEGLMVSGKPRDVVVGGRPVIRDGRMMDLDVRGQFVPRTSPILT, encoded by the coding sequence ATGCTCGATCTTGTCATTCGTAACGGAGCGATCGTAAACGCAGACATGACGCAGCACGCCGACATCGGTATCAAGGACGGCGTCATCGTTGCCATCGGTATGGCGGACTATATGCCCGAGGCAGCAGATACGATCGATGCAAAAGGAAAATACGTGCTGCCGGGCATGATCGATTCCCATGTCCATGTCAACACGAAACTGGGAGAGTTTCAAGGGAAGGACGATTTCTACGGTGCATCCGTCGCGGCCGTTTACGGCGGAACGACGACGATGGTTGAATTCGCGATTCCTTACGGCGATGAATCTCCGCTGGATGCCGTCACCAGGCGGCTTGAGGAAGCCAAAGGCCGCACCATAATCGATTATTCGTTCCACGGCTGCATTACGAGAGGGGACGCCCGGTCGTTCCGGGACGTTCGGGAGCTTGTTACCGGCGGCATTTCGTCGATTAAAATGTTCACGGTCTATAAAGACGCGGTCATGGTCGATAAAGGCGTCATTTTGGAAGTATTGAACATTATGAGCCGCCATGGCGGTCTGGCTAAATTTCACGCCGAGAACGCGGACATTATCGATGCCAGCATTGGCAGATTCATAGCGGAGCAAAATACGACTCCGGCGTATCACGCTTTAAGTCGTCCTGCAATTGCCGAGGTCGAGGAGATGGCCGCACTGATGACGCTGATCGAGCACACGGGGACGCCGTCCCTGTTCGTGCACATGAGCACGAAAAGCGCGAGACCGCTTATGAACGCGGCGAAGAGGAGACTCCCGGTATTTGCCGAGGTTTGCCCGCATTACTTGGCCCTGACACAGGATCGGTACAGCGACGATAACGGCGAAAATTACATTTGCAGTCCGCCGATCCGCGAGCAGGAGGAACAAGACGGATTGTGGGAAATGGTGTGCGACGGTACGGTTGACGTGATCAACAGCGACCACTGCTGCTACGATACCGAGCAAAAACGGAAATATAAAGATTTCTTTCCGAAGGCGCCGAACGGCGTGCCCGGCATCGAGACGAGGGGAACGGTGCTCTATTCGGAAGGTGTGGCCAAGGGTAAAATCGGCATGAACCGTTTCGTGGACTTGGTTTCAACGAAGGCATCGAAGCTGATGGGGCTCTATCCGAGAAAAGGGGTGATTAAAGTCGGAAGTGATGCGGATATCGTAGTCTTTGACCCGGACCCTCGATACGCGATCACCTCCGGTGCATTGCACATGCAAACCAATTATACCCCATTCGAAGGACTAATGGTATCGGGAAAGCCGCGCGATGTCGTCGTCGGCGGGAGGCCGGTCATACGCGATGGCCGTATGATGGACTTGGACGTTCGCGGTCAATTCGTTCCACGCACTTCCCCGATATTGACTTAA
- a CDS encoding FadR/GntR family transcriptional regulator: MFQSIKKPGKLYVKIAEQINQLILKGTFKPGEKLPSEKEIAEKLQVSRPSVREALAVLEILGILEVKVGDGSYVKTHAKDLELKLEEMKDVSTVELMEARQLIESLIVDLAVQRATTEQIASLQESVDRMRECLDDNFEEYFRQGSRFHSELAAAANNEVMFKIAEQLLQPEIHPLAINLNKKVLHSRETRIHQIEEHQEIIDAIRERDLEKARKLMIHHIKHLEELFLL, translated from the coding sequence ATGTTCCAAAGTATAAAGAAACCCGGAAAGCTTTATGTCAAAATTGCCGAGCAGATTAACCAGCTGATTTTAAAAGGGACGTTCAAGCCGGGAGAAAAGCTTCCGTCGGAGAAGGAAATCGCCGAAAAGCTGCAGGTTAGCCGCCCGTCCGTCCGGGAAGCGCTCGCGGTGCTTGAAATATTGGGCATTCTTGAGGTTAAGGTCGGCGACGGTTCCTATGTTAAAACGCATGCAAAAGACCTTGAATTAAAATTGGAAGAAATGAAAGACGTCAGTACGGTCGAGCTGATGGAAGCCCGGCAGCTGATCGAATCGCTCATTGTCGATTTGGCGGTTCAGCGCGCCACGACCGAGCAAATCGCCTCCTTACAAGAGTCCGTCGACCGGATGCGGGAATGTCTCGATGACAATTTCGAGGAATATTTCCGTCAGGGCAGCCGTTTCCACAGCGAATTGGCCGCTGCCGCGAATAATGAGGTGATGTTCAAAATCGCCGAGCAGCTTCTTCAGCCCGAGATTCATCCGCTCGCGATCAACTTGAACAAAAAAGTGCTCCATTCCCGGGAGACGCGCATTCATCAAATCGAAGAGCATCAGGAAATTATCGATGCGATCAGGGAGCGCGATCTGGAAAAAGCGCGTAAATTGATGATTCACCATATTAAACATCTGGAAGAATTGTTTTTGCTGTAA
- a CDS encoding ATP-binding protein — translation MLLWRSVVGKLWMTIILLVATVLLILGMFLLQYIDMSFTEQGSNNAHQVKMLFVYTAIIGFLLSTFFAFFLSTKITQPLLQLKKAADLIAQGEYRTRVPIRSNDEIGDLANTFNHMATELDSLIRALNNERDHLASILRSMSDAVVTFDAEGRVLLANPNGQQLIDGWNGVDWGGDDADSGRRRPLSQVPAPLFEQYRKVLREGKDMAGKVHVQSGVWSVVMAPLKSNDAVRGAVAVMRDVTEEERLEKLRRDFVANVSHEIRTPLSMLQGYSEALIDDIAASPEERREIAQVILDESLRMGRLVKDLLDLARMEAGHFEMKFVRTDLEALLRRVHRKFLVYAKERGIRLECELAQKPLVLEAADEDRLEQVLTNLLDNALRHTPEGAQIKISGRAVTLDRRPFIELKVQDEGQGIPAEDLPYIFERFYKADKARTRAATSGGTGLGLAIVKSIVEAHHGRIRAESVIGTGTTFTLLLPVLAG, via the coding sequence ATGCTGCTCTGGCGTAGCGTCGTCGGAAAGCTGTGGATGACGATCATTTTGCTCGTCGCCACCGTGCTGCTTATTCTCGGGATGTTCCTGCTGCAGTATATCGATATGTCATTCACCGAACAAGGCAGCAATAACGCGCATCAGGTGAAAATGCTGTTCGTTTATACCGCGATTATCGGTTTTTTGCTTTCGACGTTTTTTGCCTTTTTCCTGTCGACGAAAATTACGCAGCCGCTCCTTCAGCTGAAGAAGGCCGCGGATTTGATTGCGCAGGGTGAATACCGGACGCGGGTCCCGATCCGTTCGAACGACGAAATCGGGGATCTTGCGAATACCTTCAATCATATGGCGACCGAGCTCGATTCGTTGATCCGGGCGCTGAACAACGAGCGAGACCATCTGGCGAGCATTCTGCGAAGCATGAGCGATGCCGTCGTGACGTTCGACGCGGAGGGCCGTGTGCTGCTGGCCAATCCGAACGGACAGCAGCTGATCGACGGATGGAACGGGGTCGACTGGGGAGGAGACGATGCGGACAGCGGGCGCAGACGGCCGCTCAGCCAGGTTCCGGCCCCTTTGTTCGAGCAGTACCGCAAGGTGCTTCGCGAAGGCAAAGATATGGCGGGCAAGGTGCATGTGCAAAGCGGGGTCTGGTCCGTCGTGATGGCGCCGCTCAAGTCGAACGATGCCGTGCGCGGAGCTGTCGCCGTCATGCGCGACGTCACCGAGGAAGAACGGCTCGAGAAGCTGAGGCGCGATTTTGTCGCGAACGTCTCGCATGAAATCCGCACTCCGCTGTCCATGCTCCAGGGCTACAGCGAGGCGCTGATCGACGATATCGCGGCATCGCCGGAGGAGCGGCGGGAGATCGCGCAGGTCATTCTCGACGAATCGCTCCGCATGGGACGTCTCGTCAAGGACCTGCTCGATTTGGCGAGGATGGAAGCCGGCCATTTCGAGATGAAATTCGTCCGCACCGATCTGGAAGCGCTGCTTAGAAGAGTGCATCGCAAGTTTCTCGTTTATGCGAAGGAACGCGGCATCCGTCTGGAATGCGAGCTGGCGCAGAAGCCGCTCGTGCTGGAGGCCGCCGACGAGGACCGGCTGGAGCAGGTGCTGACCAACCTGCTGGACAATGCGCTGCGCCATACGCCGGAAGGTGCGCAAATCAAGATTTCGGGCCGAGCCGTGACGTTGGACCGCAGGCCGTTCATAGAGCTGAAGGTGCAGGATGAAGGGCAGGGCATACCGGCCGAGGATCTCCCCTATATATTCGAACGGTTCTATAAAGCGGACAAGGCGCGTACGCGCGCTGCGACGTCGGGAGGTACCGGCCTTGGCCTTGCGATCGTCAAAAGCATCGTCGAAGCCCATCACGGCCGTATCCGGGCGGAAAGCGTCATCGGAACGGGCACGACCTTTACGCTGCTGCTTCCTGTCTTAGCAGGGTAG
- a CDS encoding response regulator transcription factor, producing MSETLHRILVVDDEERIRRLLKMYLEKEGYAIEEAEDGETALRMATASDFDLILLDVMLPGIDGVEVCSRLRQVKATPVIMLTAKGEEMNRVQGFEVGADDYVVKPFSPREVIYRVKAILRRSSATAFLSKDAMTSNNIVFPHLVIEHDAHRVMAGGQEVSLTPKEYELLHYLAISPDKVFSREELLKDVWNYEFFGDLRTVDTHVKRLREKLNKVSPDAAAMITTVWGVGYKLEVPK from the coding sequence ATGTCCGAAACGCTGCACCGTATTCTTGTCGTCGATGACGAGGAGCGCATTCGCAGACTGCTGAAAATGTATTTGGAGAAGGAAGGCTACGCGATTGAGGAAGCCGAGGACGGCGAGACGGCGCTTCGGATGGCGACGGCCAGCGATTTCGATTTGATTCTGCTCGACGTGATGCTCCCCGGAATCGACGGGGTCGAGGTTTGTTCCCGCCTGCGGCAGGTCAAGGCGACGCCGGTCATCATGCTGACGGCGAAAGGCGAGGAAATGAACCGGGTGCAGGGCTTCGAGGTGGGGGCTGACGACTATGTCGTGAAGCCGTTCAGCCCGCGCGAGGTTATCTATCGGGTCAAGGCGATTTTGCGCCGTTCGTCGGCAACCGCCTTCCTGTCGAAGGATGCGATGACGAGCAACAATATCGTGTTCCCGCACCTCGTCATCGAGCACGATGCGCACCGGGTCATGGCCGGCGGCCAGGAGGTCAGCCTGACCCCGAAAGAATACGAGCTGCTGCATTATTTGGCGATTTCGCCGGACAAAGTATTTTCCCGTGAAGAGCTGCTAAAGGATGTATGGAACTACGAATTTTTCGGCGATTTGCGGACCGTCGACACCCATGTGAAGAGGCTGCGCGAGAAGCTGAACAAGGTATCGCCTGACGCGGCTGCGATGATCACGACCGTGTGGGGCGTCGGCTACAAGCTCGAGGTACCGAAGTAA
- the ccsB gene encoding c-type cytochrome biogenesis protein CcsB has translation MFLVAFFLYCFGFLFYAVAVAGQKFSNRDPEKHLRRWGRIAFVTSLLGFLSHVTFFVTRWIGGGHIPTSNMYEFMTFLAMAIMFAFVIVYAIYRKPLIGLFTLPLTVIIVAYASVFPQEVQPLIPALDSYWLRIHVTTAALGEAFFAVGFATAFMYLLRTVSFKESGPRARRAQRWVEFLLFIVVVMIGFLGSVFAFRAAGYEATFVQETVSIDTNGIENNTTNTVEYTMPPIFKPYNSRVEKIDSFIGIKDGLLETPYWMKGVNAAKKLNTLVWSVIAGGILYGLIRLALRRPIGAIINPVMNSIDPDDLDEISYRAIAIGYPIFTLGALVFAMIWAYEAWSRFWGWDPKEVWALITWLYYTAYLHLRLSRGWHGSKSAWLGVIGFVVVMFTLIGVNLVLVGLHSYAGVD, from the coding sequence ATGTTTCTGGTTGCCTTCTTCCTGTACTGCTTCGGATTTTTGTTCTACGCCGTCGCCGTTGCAGGACAAAAATTCAGCAACCGCGATCCGGAGAAGCATCTTCGCCGGTGGGGTCGAATCGCGTTCGTAACCTCGCTGCTCGGTTTCCTGTCGCATGTCACCTTCTTCGTTACGCGGTGGATCGGCGGCGGCCATATACCGACCAGCAATATGTACGAATTCATGACGTTTCTGGCCATGGCGATCATGTTCGCCTTCGTCATCGTCTACGCGATCTACCGCAAACCGCTGATCGGCCTGTTTACGCTGCCGCTCACCGTCATCATAGTCGCGTACGCCTCGGTATTTCCGCAGGAGGTGCAGCCGCTCATCCCGGCGCTCGATTCGTATTGGCTGCGCATCCACGTGACGACGGCCGCGCTGGGCGAAGCGTTTTTCGCCGTCGGCTTCGCCACGGCATTCATGTATTTGCTGCGCACCGTCAGCTTCAAGGAATCGGGACCCCGTGCCCGCCGCGCGCAGCGCTGGGTCGAATTTCTGCTCTTTATCGTCGTGGTGATGATCGGCTTCCTCGGCTCGGTCTTCGCTTTCCGCGCCGCCGGCTACGAAGCGACTTTCGTGCAGGAGACCGTTTCGATCGATACGAACGGCATCGAAAATAACACGACGAATACGGTGGAATATACGATGCCGCCGATTTTCAAACCGTACAACAGCCGCGTGGAGAAAATCGATTCGTTCATCGGTATAAAGGATGGCCTATTGGAAACACCCTATTGGATGAAAGGCGTCAATGCGGCCAAAAAGCTGAACACGCTCGTCTGGTCGGTGATCGCGGGCGGCATCCTGTACGGGCTGATCCGCCTCGCGCTGCGCCGGCCAATCGGCGCGATTATCAATCCGGTGATGAACAGCATCGATCCGGACGATCTGGATGAAATCAGTTACCGCGCCATCGCGATCGGCTATCCGATCTTCACGCTGGGCGCACTCGTGTTTGCGATGATCTGGGCGTACGAAGCTTGGTCCCGCTTTTGGGGATGGGATCCGAAGGAAGTGTGGGCGCTCATCACGTGGCTTTATTATACCGCCTATCTGCATCTCAGGCTGTCGAGAGGGTGGCACGGCTCGAAATCGGCCTGGCTCGGCGTCATCGGCTTCGTTGTCGTCATGTTCACGTTAATCGGCGTCAACCTGGTGCTGGTTGGCCTGCATTCCTACGCAGGCGTGGATTAA
- the resB gene encoding cytochrome c biogenesis protein ResB, translating into MLSFENTKCECGHQNPVGTVLCENCGNPLDQEVAESEGPLEMRYDGVARRSQKSNPNVLDQVWKFFSSVKIAVRLIVITLLASIVGTIFKQENAFVSFDPTTYYKDRYGWIGEWYYKLGLSHTYQSWWFIALLVMIATSLVICSLDRVLPLYRALNKQQIRKHFLFLTRQRTVYEGTIDGEPEAFTEKLAAQLRRKRYRVHTEGTALFAEKNRFSRWGPYINHIGLIVFLLSVLLRTIPGWTKDEYMSIPEGEAMQIPDTNYYIKNVKFTVQYYTDAELPKDLKGTQRAKLYETQAALYQCTANCGDPSVKPTLVEVARHNIQVNDPLSYKGLKAYQFSFDDTPKLKAVKPVLIDKTTGKTYGPFDLPMKNAPRTIKVGPYTLELKQNYMDFALDANGQPTTKSSEPNAPAFIFLIKGPGIDPQGVPYMYFPREIDKVNFSQDAINGAIANKFEIKVGSMQNVTFAGAISSLDIRSDRAMPFIWFGAGISLFGLFIGAYWFHRRIWVRVDGRRITLGAHTNKNNYGMRAEVAAALGGAGISVEPKSLDNGGNKA; encoded by the coding sequence TTGCTCTCTTTTGAAAACACGAAATGCGAATGCGGCCATCAGAATCCGGTCGGCACCGTGCTCTGCGAAAACTGCGGCAATCCGCTCGATCAGGAAGTGGCGGAGAGCGAAGGCCCGCTTGAGATGAGATACGACGGCGTCGCCCGCCGCTCGCAGAAAAGCAATCCGAACGTGCTTGACCAGGTGTGGAAATTCTTCTCTTCGGTTAAGATTGCCGTCCGGCTGATCGTCATTACGCTGCTGGCGTCCATCGTCGGCACGATCTTTAAACAGGAAAACGCGTTCGTTTCGTTTGATCCAACTACGTATTACAAGGACCGGTACGGCTGGATCGGCGAATGGTATTACAAGCTCGGCCTGTCGCATACGTACCAATCGTGGTGGTTTATCGCCCTGCTGGTCATGATCGCCACCTCGCTCGTCATTTGCAGCCTGGACCGCGTACTGCCGCTGTACCGGGCGCTGAACAAGCAGCAAATCCGCAAGCATTTTCTGTTTTTGACGAGACAGCGGACGGTCTACGAAGGCACGATCGACGGGGAGCCGGAGGCGTTTACGGAGAAGCTGGCCGCCCAGCTCCGTCGCAAGCGCTACCGCGTGCATACGGAGGGGACGGCGCTGTTTGCCGAAAAAAACCGCTTCAGCCGCTGGGGGCCGTACATCAATCATATCGGGCTGATCGTGTTTCTGCTTTCCGTGCTGCTGCGCACGATTCCGGGATGGACCAAGGATGAATACATGTCGATTCCGGAAGGCGAAGCGATGCAGATTCCGGATACGAATTATTACATCAAGAACGTAAAGTTTACCGTGCAATATTATACGGACGCCGAGCTTCCGAAGGATCTGAAAGGGACGCAGCGCGCCAAGTTGTACGAGACTCAGGCGGCGCTATACCAATGCACGGCGAATTGCGGTGATCCGTCGGTGAAGCCGACGCTGGTCGAGGTCGCCCGGCATAACATCCAGGTAAACGATCCGCTGTCGTACAAAGGCCTGAAGGCGTATCAGTTCAGCTTCGACGATACGCCCAAGCTGAAAGCGGTCAAGCCCGTGCTGATCGACAAAACGACGGGAAAAACCTACGGACCGTTCGACCTGCCCATGAAGAACGCGCCGCGCACGATCAAGGTTGGACCGTATACGCTCGAGCTGAAGCAGAACTATATGGATTTTGCGCTTGATGCGAACGGTCAGCCGACGACGAAATCGTCCGAGCCGAATGCTCCGGCCTTCATCTTTCTGATTAAAGGACCCGGCATCGACCCGCAGGGCGTCCCGTATATGTACTTCCCGCGCGAGATCGATAAAGTGAACTTTAGCCAGGATGCGATTAACGGCGCAATCGCCAATAAATTCGAGATCAAGGTCGGTTCGATGCAGAACGTGACGTTCGCCGGCGCGATCTCGTCACTCGATATCCGCTCGGACCGGGCGATGCCCTTCATCTGGTTCGGAGCGGGAATCAGCCTGTTCGGTTTGTTTATCGGTGCTTACTGGTTCCACCGCCGGATCTGGGTCCGGGTTGACGGGCGGCGGATAACGCTCGGAGCGCATACGAACAAAAACAATTACGGCATGCGTGCCGAAGTTGCGGCCGCGCTCGGCGGCGCGGGCATCAGCGTCGAGCCGAAGTCGCTCGATAACGGAGGGAACAAAGCGTGA
- a CDS encoding redoxin domain-containing protein has product MKSYRRTIQIVIFLAVVLLGGYAIGNAVFSDNGSGGLPKIGSKPPDFALLGMDGKTHRLSDYKGKPLIINFWGTFCPGCVYETPDLQSKYAAQDGKQFEIVGINLGEDDLTISNFVQNYKVSYDILKDEDRTVEREYGLRSYPTTFFINPDGKIEDIFIGPMQQKDLDARLSRLLKT; this is encoded by the coding sequence ATGAAATCATACCGCAGAACGATACAGATCGTCATTTTTCTCGCGGTCGTCCTGCTGGGCGGTTATGCGATCGGGAATGCCGTTTTTTCGGACAACGGCTCCGGCGGGCTGCCGAAAATCGGCTCCAAGCCGCCGGATTTCGCGCTGCTCGGCATGGACGGGAAAACGCACAGGCTGTCCGATTATAAAGGAAAGCCGCTCATCATTAATTTCTGGGGGACCTTCTGCCCGGGGTGCGTATACGAGACGCCCGATCTGCAGAGCAAATATGCCGCCCAGGACGGGAAGCAGTTCGAGATCGTCGGCATCAATTTGGGCGAGGACGATTTAACGATTTCGAATTTTGTCCAAAATTATAAGGTCAGCTACGACATTTTGAAAGACGAAGACCGGACGGTGGAGCGCGAATACGGGCTGCGATCGTATCCGACGACGTTTTTTATCAATCCGGACGGTAAAATTGAAGACATTTTTATCGGTCCAATGCAGCAGAAAGATCTTGACGCGCGGCTTTCCAGGCTGCTCAAGACTTGA
- a CDS encoding pseudouridine synthase — protein sequence MERLQKILAGAGVASRRKCEELILSGQVQVNGETVTTLGAKADPGTDVITVRGKRIQGERKLYLMLNKPKGVITSAKDPQGRKIVSDFLPGIKERVYPVGRLDYDTEGLLLLTNDGEFANLLTHPSHHVPKTYLATVKGVPHGSALEKLQKGIKLEDGMTAPAEVEYHDVDPDKKQATISITIYEGRNRQVRRMFDAISHPVVRLKRIKFGDLNLQQLQRGKYRHLTEQEIRDLLAAAAKTHKIQK from the coding sequence TTGGAACGTCTGCAAAAAATATTGGCGGGGGCCGGGGTCGCTTCGCGCCGCAAATGCGAAGAGCTTATTTTGTCCGGACAAGTTCAGGTAAACGGGGAAACGGTTACGACACTGGGGGCGAAAGCGGACCCGGGAACCGATGTCATAACCGTCCGCGGGAAACGGATTCAAGGTGAACGCAAGCTGTACCTGATGCTCAACAAGCCGAAAGGCGTCATTACGAGCGCAAAGGACCCGCAGGGTCGGAAAATCGTATCCGATTTCCTGCCCGGGATCAAGGAACGGGTATATCCCGTCGGCCGGCTCGATTACGATACGGAAGGGCTGCTGCTGCTGACGAACGACGGCGAATTCGCCAATTTGCTCACGCATCCGAGCCATCACGTGCCGAAAACGTATTTGGCCACGGTGAAAGGCGTGCCTCACGGCAGCGCGCTCGAAAAGCTGCAAAAGGGCATCAAGCTGGAGGACGGCATGACGGCGCCTGCCGAGGTGGAATATCACGACGTCGATCCGGACAAAAAACAGGCGACGATTTCGATTACGATTTACGAAGGGCGGAACCGGCAGGTGCGCCGCATGTTCGATGCGATTTCGCACCCGGTCGTTCGCCTCAAGCGCATCAAATTCGGCGATCTGAACCTGCAGCAGCTTCAGCGGGGCAAATACCGCCACCTGACCGAGCAGGAAATCAGGGACCTGCTGGCGGCGGCCGCCAAGACACATAAAATTCAAAAATAG
- a CDS encoding spore maturation protein produces MIVFIPLYAAFRKVPVYESFLEGAKDGFGTAINIIPHLVGMLVAISMFRASGAMDMIVSLIEPLMHRLGVPGEVLPLGLLRPLTGAGSLAFTAELIKTYGPDSMIGRIASTIQGSTDTTLYVLTVYFGAVGIRKSRYALKVGLFSDLVGFIAAIIVCLFVFGS; encoded by the coding sequence ATGATCGTGTTTATTCCGCTCTATGCGGCGTTTCGCAAAGTGCCGGTGTACGAGTCGTTCCTCGAAGGAGCCAAGGACGGCTTCGGCACGGCGATCAACATTATTCCCCACCTGGTCGGGATGCTGGTGGCGATCAGCATGTTCCGCGCCTCGGGAGCGATGGATATGATCGTTTCGCTCATCGAGCCGCTGATGCACCGGCTGGGCGTCCCCGGCGAAGTGCTGCCGCTCGGACTGCTGCGGCCGCTGACGGGAGCGGGCTCGCTCGCGTTTACCGCGGAGCTGATCAAGACGTATGGCCCGGATTCGATGATCGGCCGCATCGCTTCGACGATCCAGGGCAGTACGGATACGACGCTGTACGTGCTGACCGTTTATTTCGGCGCCGTCGGTATCCGCAAAAGCCGTTATGCCCTGAAAGTCGGCTTGTTTTCCGATCTGGTCGGTTTTATCGCCGCTATTATCGTTTGCTTATTCGTATTCGGTTCCTGA
- a CDS encoding nucleoside recognition domain-containing protein — MVNWIWLFFIAASFVAAIVNGRMEALTEAAFEGAKNGVTVSFGLISVMVFWLGLMRIGEDAGLLRKLAVLLQPAVRLLFPDVPKGHPALGYIMSNMSANILGLGNAATPMGIKAMQELQKLNPDKETASAAMCTLLALNTSSVTLVPTTLIAIRMTYGSAHPAEIVGTTLIATAIATAAAIAADRWYRLRSGPPAWRSPGSGGPGAVRPLQAPPGSGRSDPGGKGEAVV, encoded by the coding sequence ATGGTAAACTGGATCTGGCTGTTTTTTATCGCCGCCAGCTTCGTGGCAGCCATCGTCAACGGCCGGATGGAGGCGCTGACAGAGGCGGCTTTTGAAGGGGCCAAGAACGGCGTTACGGTCAGCTTCGGGCTGATCAGCGTGATGGTTTTTTGGCTCGGGCTGATGCGGATCGGCGAGGATGCCGGGCTGCTGCGCAAGCTGGCCGTGCTGCTGCAGCCGGCTGTACGCCTGTTGTTTCCGGATGTGCCTAAGGGACATCCCGCCCTCGGCTATATCATGAGCAATATGAGCGCCAATATCCTCGGGCTGGGAAACGCGGCAACGCCGATGGGCATCAAAGCGATGCAGGAGCTGCAAAAGCTTAATCCGGACAAGGAAACCGCGTCGGCCGCCATGTGCACGCTGCTGGCGCTCAATACGTCGAGCGTCACGCTTGTGCCGACGACGCTCATCGCCATCCGCATGACGTACGGCTCGGCGCACCCCGCGGAAATCGTCGGCACGACCCTGATCGCGACGGCGATTGCGACGGCGGCGGCGATCGCCGCCGACCGCTGGTACCGGCTGCGCTCCGGGCCGCCCGCGTGGAGAAGCCCGGGGTCCGGCGGACCGGGCGCCGTCCGGCCGCTTCAGGCTCCGCCGGGCAGCGGCAGGAGCGACCCGGGCGGAAAGGGTGAGGCTGTTGTATGA